ACGATGCATTTGTGGTTCGGAAAATGCGAATTGTGGTTGGGCCATGCTGGGTACCGAATATTGAGGGAATGCTTCTATCGGTCGCATTGAGCCATTATCACGTCGCAAGCCAAGCGCATCACCCAGGTTGAAATCAGCTTGGCCGGGGGGGAACAGAGGAGGCAGGGCATCATCGTTGTCTTGGAAATCCAAGACTGCATCCTTGGGGGACATAGTCTTGATTTCTCCGGTGTTCATTCCGTGCATAACGTTCTGGCCCAACGGGATGCTGGTAGCCATCTGCGGATGCTGGAGAGCATTGCTGCCCATCTCACCAGCGAATGGGGAAGAGGTACGGAAAGGTGACCGATCCCGTCTGTTGGCAGGTGATTGCGAACGAGCAGACATGTGTCCCTGACTGGCAGCCTGTAGGCGATCGGCAATGAAATTGCGCGGGTTGAGATGGGTTTGTCCCATCGGTTTGGACACCTGGGGTGCTGCCATGATGGCGGGATTATATAATTCATCTTGGTATATGTCGGAAATGGTTCTGTTCAGTTTTGGGACTCCAATTGACATGGCACCACTGGTGTTGTTGTATTCTAGAGGTGAGTCGAAACGTAAGTATTGGTCCATCCACCTATCAATATCAGGAGTTCGATTCTCACCATTAGTCATCGACTTGGATGCTTCGTCGAGTTCGTCGAGGGTTGTCTGCGGAGTCACCGGCGAGTTATGGCTCATTGTCGATACCGATGGAGCCAGAGAGTAGTCGTTCTGCATTTGCTGCGGGGTTGACTGCTTCTGCTGGTCCATGATCGCTTTTCTCATCGCAGACTCGGCCTCGGCATTTTGACCATCTTGGGAGGAGGGGTCGAAATTTTGGAAGGGAGTAGCAAGAAATGAGTTTTGGATAGGGGTTTGCACCGGGGTAGGTAGCGGCTTGTTGGCGCTATTGGAACGGCGGTGGAAGTTGTTGGCTGCCGACCTTGAGGGCGCCGAGCGCGCGGATGCCGAGGGTGAAGATCGCTTTTGCACACCGGCGTATGGGATACGTGCAGGGCTCAACAGCTGCAGGTTGCTGTCCCAACCCTGGTTACCGGTGAGAGGCTGTTGTACCAGCATCGGCGTATAATATTGCTGAGGAAATTGAGGCAAATAGTGCGAAGGTGAATTGGAACCCAGGATGTCGTACGACGGGTTGTACGAAGGCGCTGGGGTCATCGAAGGAGCCCCAAACGATAGACAGTCAGACGTATGCGGATAAGAAGTCGAAAAGGTCGGAGAGGAGAAAGTAGGCGAAGAAGGTGCGGAAGATGGCGGGGAGAGCTGTACACTGGGGTGGCACTGGAACGGCGACTGCAAACGAGATTGATCGTAGTGCAAGGCGTTCTCGGAATAGAAATCAGGTGAGTACTGGTCGTCTTGTATGATGATGTCCTCTGAATTGTATGGATCGGTGATGAGACCCTTACGTGGGTACATAAGCATTATGTTATCACGGTGTTGGGGACGTCAGAAAGAGTGGGTAGTGTTCGCCACCGGGGAAAGGCGAGCTTTTATAGAACCCGACGGCACAAAATCCGATTATGTTTTCCGGATCAGTTGTGGCCGTGCTTTTGGAGAAGTCTGGATTTGAAGACTTTGGTTCAAAGCTTCAGGTAGCGAAGAGTCTGGAAACGTCGGGAGGCTGATCGAATGGAGTTGTATGAGGGCTGGAACTTTAATGAAGTTGACTGTGGTAGGTGTGAGTTTGGTTCTGGAGAATGACTCGACCGGAGGAAAAACAAATCTTACTTGATATGATGATCTCAAGAGTCAGAGTGTTTGGGGTATGAGTAATGAAGTTGAAAGAGGTCGGGAGGACTTGAGTTAATAAAGAGCGCTCTGAGCTAGATGACCTCACACTAGCTCGGGGTCTCCGAACAAGAATTTACCGTATTGATCAATTTAGCGTATTTGGCGTATTTGGCGTAATCATTATTTTTAATTCTACTAAATTCCTAGGCTAGTCCAGATCGGGACAGGACTCGTATCGCCATATACACATTTTTTTTACCAAGTTCCACTGATCTGATCTGGGGATCTTTTTCACTCGCTCTTTTCCCTTATGAAGTTGTGGCTTACAGGACAAACAAAAGCCACAAGGATCCACCACACCTACATTCTATGTGATTGGGCTTGTTGGGTGTCAATAGAAATCGCTTTAGGATCTACAAAATAAATTTGGATATTTTAGAATTTCTTAAGGAGAGACGTCGGATAAACGATTCAGCCAAGGTTTACAGTACATCGCTtagagaagaaaaggaaaagaagtaaaaataaaaaaaaaactctgTCGCATAGTCTAGAGCTAGCTCCGATTTGCACTCGGGTGACCAGGGCCAAATTTAGGATTAGGAAAACGGGGGTGGAGATACCGAGGAGAAATCCCTACCCTAGTAGGGCTGAGCCACACCTTAGTTTGTTTTTGGGCCCATTTCACCTACTAAAATTTCGTCCGTTGGGGATTGGTAATTCAGCCTGATCTACCATCTCCGGTGAGTCA
The nucleotide sequence above comes from Penicillium digitatum chromosome 1, complete sequence. Encoded proteins:
- a CDS encoding C2H2 transcription factor (Rpn4), putative: MLMYPRKGLITDPYNSEDIIIQDDQYSPDFYSENALHYDQSRLQSPFQCHPSVQLSPPSSAPSSPTFSSPTFSTSYPHTSDCLSFGAPSMTPAPSYNPSYDILGSNSPSHYLPQFPQQYYTPMLVQQPLTGNQGWDSNLQLLSPARIPYAGVQKRSSPSASARSAPSRSAANNFHRRSNSANKPLPTPVQTPIQNSFLATPFQNFDPSSQDGQNAEAESAMRKAIMDQQKQSTPQQMQNDYSLAPSVSTMSHNSPVTPQTTLDELDEASKSMTNEYNNTSGAMSIGVPKLNRTISDIYQDELYNPAIMAAPQVSKPMGQTHLNPRNFIADRLQAASQGHMSARSQSPANRRDRSPFRTSSPFAGEMGSNALQHPQMATSIPLGQNVMHGMNTGEIKTMSPKDAVLDFQDNDDALPPLFPPGQADFNLGDALGLRRDNGSMRPIEAFPQYSVPSMAQPQFAFSEPQMHRAQSNLLQQSSKFPSLPAVESTESSPPSQMNMPITEGVPRPANTSSDAGTYTCTYHNCSDRFDSPSRLQRHKREAHRQTTPGGHLVSRDTSLRNSQAGPHKCERINPSTGKACNSIFSRPYDLTRHEHTIHTAGKQKVRCHICNEDKTFSRNDALTRHMRVVHPEIDWPGKQRRRRD